One region of Eupeodes corollae chromosome 1, idEupCoro1.1, whole genome shotgun sequence genomic DNA includes:
- the LOC129941973 gene encoding integrator complex subunit 8 — protein MDDPLRPKAIPLAAETVLWFEFLLDPNLLTKHLRKPNAEPSPMDLINQFIAMSPEMQQISQIDLVGDSTDILRGIPITPGTGSVIPSVDTIRLTRKQFALKILTLKVATFLRWDLDLFEKNLTNIKQVSLLRDLCTISFGKPVPIPIPSDFNTTVAPEGNEKAAKFALAIYHRWVLRLQIIKDIANKALRPQLHNNFVPIEPMHPHFGADIPTEPSIEYLKQLCQSSESFYVCTHDTFVLIHPNSETNSQNFEGMKQISPAELRTQIFFDFVNFYLYTKQYRKAQEAVIECRKNLLEMKSEYNKRAKAEFIFCHLDETELEGYLMACGVSDRLVSLMEKFSASILNNYKDIIEILKADNKFREIPIVNRRILELDIEGAISQGLLKETRELEMKVAALNVVRCIFEDGNIFGSVDFFDKYRNFNCFTALADGIFDILPHCSLGDRNKVKEFLVDCILKHANGKHLLQIVESIGLFSNLEIEDLKRQITEEEIFVPMLAIQTDWKITARNRVDPAAVDRIEVGSLERQLISCSNANAVRKILVKLAATNPTKPLFTVNPSWQIPTPINSLLMSMPRGFLQDFAYVLLGKAREMAAKNDYVGAVSMLSVLKSETQRQELSNTSSVAKLGKLVNWEILLIQICQCLEEWNKKTLDLQSLGNRCKQCLSSLQSGDNIIPRIEIIDHCAIMLLNLSEWSALMFLDKRLPHLELPLAFATTFLDMEKMKGTKKACRDAWDIVLPMFSNQNKRGGGGNSRNSPNLAVNSGLQPFLKRIRDQGLFSLVISLLGKIHNILKDDANYELNGEYIQLWPTSISNPLGYSIRSVSETLNWLLKEALKYYPQAITWLKMKGDVELAIGNNEAAMRCYVNALITGTEYCTLPLQRMIADDFVIRKMIRCCSNLGCYMQAAVLCQFLDEIDYSLAFKNLTEKSSNFTDAMDAYYGCIWDTTLLEFIVNLHAKKGENTRKLEAIAVMSTLELNANNNDEIKREAAAIRKSKFLRALAKQYLL, from the exons ATGGATGATCCACTAAGACCCAAGGCAATTCCATTAGCCGCTGAAACAGTTCTATGGTTTGAATTCCTCCTCGATccaaatttattaacaaaacatcTTCGCAAACCTAATGCCG AACCCAGTCCAATGGACCTTATCAATCAATTCATTGCAATGTCACCAGAAATGCAACAAATATCTCAAATAGATCTCGTCGGAGATTCCACTGACATACTCCGTGGAATTCCAATTACTCCTGGTACAGGAAGTGTTATCCCATCGGTAGACACTATTCGTCTCACAAGGAAACAGTTTGCTTTAAAGATACTTACCTTAAAAGTTGCTACATTCCTTCGATGGGATTTGG ATCTCTTTGAAAAAAACCTCACAAACATCAAGCAAGTTTCTCTCCTGAGAGATTTATGCACTATAAGCTTCGGAAAGCCAGTTCCAATACCCATTCCTTCAGATTTTAACACAACAGTTG CCCCGGAAGGCAATGAAAAAGCAGCAAAGTTTGCTCTGGCAATCTACCATCGTTGGGTTCTTCGTCTGCAAATCATCAAAGACATTGCAAATAAGGCCTTGAGACCACAACTCCACAACAA TTTTGTTCCCATTGAGCCAATGCATCCTCATTTCGGAGCAGACATTCCAACCGAACCCAGCATCGAATATCTGAAACAACTATGTCAATCTTCCGAGTCATTCTATGTCTGTACCCATGACACCTTCGTTCTGATTCATCCCAATTCCGAGACCAATTCTCAGAATTTTGAAGGAATGAAACAAATCTCCCCAGCTGAGCTGAGAACTCAAATCTTCTTTGACTTTGTCAACTTCTATCTATACACAAAACAATATCGCAAAGCCCAAGAAGCAGTTATTGAGTGTCGGAAGAATCTCTTGGAGATGAAGTCCGAATACAATAAAAGGGCAAAAGCcgagtttattttttgtcatttagATGAAACCGAATTGGAGGGATATCTGATGGCTTGTGGAGTCAGTGATCGGCTAGTATCGCTAATGGAAAAGTTTAGTGCTTCAATATTGAATAACTATAAG GACATCATTGAAATCCTTAAGGCTGATAATAAGTTTCGAGAAATTCCCATTGTCAATCGAAGAATTCTGGAGTTGGACATTGAAGGAGCAATTTCGCAAGGTCTTCTCAAAGAAACTCGTGAATTGGAGATGAAAGTTGCAGCTCTTAATGTCGTTCGATGTATTTTTGAGGATGGAAATATTTTTGGCAGTGTAGATTTCTTTGATAAATACAGAAACTTTAATTGCTTTACAGCTTTAGCTGAT GGAATTTTTGACATCCTCCCTCACTGTTCCCTCGGAGATCGAAATAAAGTCAAAGAATTTCTAGTTGACTGCATTTTGAAACATGCCAATGGAAAACATCTGCTTCAAATCGTCGAATCCATTGGTTTGTTCTCGAATTTGGAAATTGAAGATCTCAAGAGGCAGATAACAGAGGAAGAAATCTTCGTACCAATGCTGGCCATACAAACCGATTGGAAGATAACAGCCAGAA accGAGTGGACCCTGCAGCAGTGGATCGTATTGAAGTTGGGTCGTTAGAGAGACAATTGATATCCTGTTCAAATGCGAATGCAGTCCGCAAGATATTAGTCAAACTTGCTGCCACAAATCCAACGAAACCGCTGTTCACTGTGAATCCAAGCTGGCAAATACCAACTCCTATAAATTCTCTCCTCATGTCGATGCCAAGAGGATTTCTACAAGATTTTGCTTATGTTCTACTTGGAAAAGCCCGAGAAATGGCTGCAAAGAAT GACTACGTAGGAGCTGTCTCTATGTTGAGTGTCCTCAAATCAGAGACTCAACGTCAAGAACTATCAAACACATCGTCTGTTGCAAAGTTAGGCAAACTTGTAAATTGGGAAATTCTTCTTATACAAATCTGTCAGTGCCTAGAGGAGTGGAACAAGAAGACCTTGGACCTGCAATCTCTTGGTAATCGATGCAAACAATGCTTGAGTTCTTTACAGAGTGGCGATAACATTATACCCAGGATAGAA ATCATTGACCATTGCGCCATAATGCTTCTAAATCTCAGTGAATGGTCAGCCCTGATGTTCCTAGACAAACGATTGCCTCACCTCGAACTGCCACTAGCATTTGCCACAACTTTCCTTGACATGGAAAAAATGAAGGGAACAAAGAAGGCTTGTCGAGATGCTTGGGATATTGTGCTGCCGATGTTTAGCAATCAAAACAAACGAGGAGGTGGTGGTAATTCAAGGAACTCTCCCAATCTCGCAGTCAATTCCGGACTGCaaccatttttgaaaagaattcgAGATCAGGGCTTATTTTCGTTGGTTATTTCATTGCTTGGTAAGATTCACAATATACTCAAAGACGATGCTAACTATGAGCTGAATGGAGAGTACATACAATTGTGGCCAACAAGTATTAGCAA TCCTCTGGGTTATAGCATCCGTTCAGTATCGGAAACACTCAATTGGCTCCTCAAAGAAGCTCTCAAATACTATCCACAAGCGATCACGTGGTTAAAGATGAAAGGTGATGTAGAATTGG CGATTGGTAACAATGAAGCAGCAATGAGGTGCTATGTGAATGCTCTGATCACCGGAACTGAATATTGTACATTGCCGTTGCAACGAATGATCGCTGATGATTTTGTGATACGGAAAATGATCAGATGTTGTTCAAATCTGGGTTGTTATATGCAAGCGGCTGTGTTGTGTCAG ttCCTTGATGAAATCGATTATAGTTTGGCATTTAAGAATCTTACTGAGAAATCATCGAATTTCACTGATGCCATGGATGCTTATTATGGTTGTATATGGGATACAACGCTGTTGGAGTTTATTGTGAACTTACATGCAAAGAAGGGCGAAAATACGAGAAAACTCGAAGCG ataGCGGTTATGAGTACACTAGAACTAAATGCCAACAATAATGACGAAATTAAGAGGGAAGCAGCTGCCATCAGGAAATCAAAGTTTCTAAGGGCTCTTGCAAAGCAGTatttgctttaa
- the LOC129938973 gene encoding flap endonuclease 1 isoform X1 produces the protein MIHYNTIKIPKGLSKLIADVAPFAIKEGEIKNFFGRKIAIDASMCLYQFLIAVRSEGAQLTTVDGETTSHLMGMFYRTIRLLENGIKPVYVFDGKPPDLKSGELAKRAERREEAQKALDKATEAGDEADMDKFNRRLVRVTKEHAAEAKQLLKLMGVPYVDAPCEAEAQCAAMVKAGKVYATATEDMDALTFGSSVMLRHLTFSEARKMPVKEYNYEKILKGFELSSKEFIDLCILLGCDYCDSIKGVGPKRAIEMINTYRNIETILENIDRKKYTIPEDWNYEVARQLFITPDVKNPEELDLKWVDPDEEGLVKFMCGDRQFSEDRVRTGAKKILKSKNTSTQGRLDSFFKVLPSTMATPKRKGEDIKKGSAKKAKTSTPRGRKPK, from the exons ATGATTCATTATAACACAATTAAAATACCGAAGG GTCTATCGAAACTTATAGCAGACGTAGCTCCCTTTGCCATAAAAGAAGGTGAAATAAAGAATTTCTTTG GTCGTAAAATAGCCATCGATGCTTCTATGTGCTTGTATCAGTTCCTAATTGCTGTCCGAAGTGAAG GTGCTCAGTTGACTACAGTCGATGGCGAGACAACGTCTCATTTGATGGGAATGTTCTATCGGACTATTCGTCTCCTAGAAAATGGAATTAAGCCGGTATATGTATTCGATGGCAAGCCACCAGATCTAAAGTCTGGAGAGCTGGCTAAACGTGCTGAACGACGTGAAGAAGCACAAAAAGCCCTTGATAAGGCAACCGAAGCTGGCGATGAAGCTGATATGGACAAATTCAACAGGAGATTAGTTCGCGTGACGAAGGAACACGCTGCCGAAGCAAAACAACTCTTGAAACTAATGGGAGTTCCCTATGTAGATGCACCATGTGAAGCTGAGGCACAGTGTGCGGCCATGGTGAAAGCTGGAAAAGTCTATGCTACAGCTACCGAGGATATGGATGCCTTGACCTTTGGGTCGTCTGTAATGCTGCGACATTTGACTTTCAGTGAAGCACGGAAGATGCCTGTGAAGGAGTACAACTATGAGAAAATTCTCAAAGGCTTTGAGTTATCTTCGAAGGAG TTTATAGATCTCTGCATTCTGCTTGGATGCGATTACTGCGATAGTATCAAGGGCGTTGGTCCAAAGCGCGCCATTGAGATGATCAATACGTACAGAAATATCGAAACAATTCTGGAGAATATCGATAGAAAAAAGTACACAATTCCCGAGGATTGGAATTATGAGGTTGCAAGGCAGTTATTTATCACCCCAGATGTCAAAAATCCCGAGGAGCTTGAT ctcAAATGGGTAGACCCCGATGAAGAAGGTTTAGTTAAGTTCATGTGTGGAGACCGGCAATTTAGTGAAGATCGTGTTCGAACAGGAGCGAAAAAGATTCTGAAATCGAAAAATACCTCTACTCAAGGCagacttgacagtttttttaaa GTTCTTCCATCAACTATGGCAACACCAAAGCGAAAAGGTGAAGATATAAAGAAGGGTTCTGCCAAGAAAGCAAAAACCTCAACACCACGCGGAAGGAAGCCAAAGTAA
- the LOC129938973 gene encoding flap endonuclease 1 isoform X2: MGILGLSKLIADVAPFAIKEGEIKNFFGRKIAIDASMCLYQFLIAVRSEGAQLTTVDGETTSHLMGMFYRTIRLLENGIKPVYVFDGKPPDLKSGELAKRAERREEAQKALDKATEAGDEADMDKFNRRLVRVTKEHAAEAKQLLKLMGVPYVDAPCEAEAQCAAMVKAGKVYATATEDMDALTFGSSVMLRHLTFSEARKMPVKEYNYEKILKGFELSSKEFIDLCILLGCDYCDSIKGVGPKRAIEMINTYRNIETILENIDRKKYTIPEDWNYEVARQLFITPDVKNPEELDLKWVDPDEEGLVKFMCGDRQFSEDRVRTGAKKILKSKNTSTQGRLDSFFKVLPSTMATPKRKGEDIKKGSAKKAKTSTPRGRKPK, from the exons ATGGGAATTCTAGGTCTATCGAAACTTATAGCAGACGTAGCTCCCTTTGCCATAAAAGAAGGTGAAATAAAGAATTTCTTTG GTCGTAAAATAGCCATCGATGCTTCTATGTGCTTGTATCAGTTCCTAATTGCTGTCCGAAGTGAAG GTGCTCAGTTGACTACAGTCGATGGCGAGACAACGTCTCATTTGATGGGAATGTTCTATCGGACTATTCGTCTCCTAGAAAATGGAATTAAGCCGGTATATGTATTCGATGGCAAGCCACCAGATCTAAAGTCTGGAGAGCTGGCTAAACGTGCTGAACGACGTGAAGAAGCACAAAAAGCCCTTGATAAGGCAACCGAAGCTGGCGATGAAGCTGATATGGACAAATTCAACAGGAGATTAGTTCGCGTGACGAAGGAACACGCTGCCGAAGCAAAACAACTCTTGAAACTAATGGGAGTTCCCTATGTAGATGCACCATGTGAAGCTGAGGCACAGTGTGCGGCCATGGTGAAAGCTGGAAAAGTCTATGCTACAGCTACCGAGGATATGGATGCCTTGACCTTTGGGTCGTCTGTAATGCTGCGACATTTGACTTTCAGTGAAGCACGGAAGATGCCTGTGAAGGAGTACAACTATGAGAAAATTCTCAAAGGCTTTGAGTTATCTTCGAAGGAG TTTATAGATCTCTGCATTCTGCTTGGATGCGATTACTGCGATAGTATCAAGGGCGTTGGTCCAAAGCGCGCCATTGAGATGATCAATACGTACAGAAATATCGAAACAATTCTGGAGAATATCGATAGAAAAAAGTACACAATTCCCGAGGATTGGAATTATGAGGTTGCAAGGCAGTTATTTATCACCCCAGATGTCAAAAATCCCGAGGAGCTTGAT ctcAAATGGGTAGACCCCGATGAAGAAGGTTTAGTTAAGTTCATGTGTGGAGACCGGCAATTTAGTGAAGATCGTGTTCGAACAGGAGCGAAAAAGATTCTGAAATCGAAAAATACCTCTACTCAAGGCagacttgacagtttttttaaa GTTCTTCCATCAACTATGGCAACACCAAAGCGAAAAGGTGAAGATATAAAGAAGGGTTCTGCCAAGAAAGCAAAAACCTCAACACCACGCGGAAGGAAGCCAAAGTAA